In Rahnella variigena, one DNA window encodes the following:
- a CDS encoding PAAR domain-containing protein, which yields MARALACLGDKTSYGEIISATATWFEGNKAIARTGDKASCSKCDGYFELLASAQDWAEEGRAYVATGDRVLCHCPDHYVFGSATQYTSTMPGTLISRNTHHTSIPAQQAQDSSARNCIRFQCAGDEGQLMAGCRYTLMFPDGRSEAGVTDEHGVYRMALCRIGKRYQPAYSYGLRKTCMSDNRWSGVHGKNSGLDGDKTSTGAVCYAGSQGWSVNGRRKLCVGDKTSLCPKCGQPGVIASGDLRQTNPQGRAVAVNGSPVRCGCETGTNFVIAAGNPSTGKIVSAQSQPAQQPSSRKTLRFQCADDDGRLMVNCRYVLMFPDGHTETGNMDSQGMTEWHYAESAENINLHILMD from the coding sequence ATGGCAAGAGCACTGGCCTGCCTGGGCGACAAAACAAGTTATGGGGAAATCATTTCTGCCACTGCGACCTGGTTTGAGGGAAATAAAGCAATAGCCCGGACCGGTGACAAGGCATCATGCAGTAAATGTGATGGTTATTTTGAACTTCTGGCTTCGGCTCAGGACTGGGCCGAAGAAGGGCGGGCTTATGTTGCCACGGGTGACAGAGTGTTATGCCATTGCCCGGACCATTACGTTTTCGGCTCTGCCACACAGTATACCAGCACGATGCCGGGTACCCTGATCTCCCGCAATACCCATCATACCTCCATTCCTGCACAGCAAGCTCAGGACTCCAGCGCCCGGAACTGTATTCGCTTTCAGTGCGCTGGTGACGAGGGGCAGCTAATGGCCGGTTGCCGTTATACCCTGATGTTCCCGGACGGACGCTCTGAAGCTGGCGTTACCGATGAGCACGGGGTTTACCGGATGGCATTATGCCGAATCGGTAAACGATATCAGCCTGCATATTCTTACGGACTGAGGAAAACATGTATGTCAGACAACAGATGGAGCGGTGTGCACGGCAAAAACTCCGGGCTTGATGGTGATAAAACGTCAACAGGGGCAGTCTGTTATGCCGGGAGTCAGGGCTGGTCGGTGAACGGAAGGCGAAAGCTCTGCGTGGGCGATAAAACGTCACTCTGCCCGAAATGCGGGCAGCCAGGAGTGATTGCATCCGGCGATCTCCGGCAGACCAACCCACAGGGACGGGCCGTAGCCGTCAATGGTTCACCAGTGCGCTGTGGATGTGAGACCGGAACGAACTTCGTTATTGCGGCGGGAAATCCTTCAACGGGAAAAATTGTCAGCGCACAGAGCCAGCCTGCACAGCAACCTTCTTCACGTAAAACCCTTCGTTTTCAGTGTGCCGATGATGATGGCAGGCTGATGGTGAATTGTCGGTATGTTCTGATGTTCCCGGACGGTCATACAGAAACGGGGAATATGGATAGCCAGGGGATGACAGAGTGGCATTATGCTGAATCTGCTGAAAATATTAACCTGCATATATTAATGGATTAA